The Solenopsis invicta isolate M01_SB chromosome 12, UNIL_Sinv_3.0, whole genome shotgun sequence genome window below encodes:
- the LOC105200207 gene encoding 1-phosphatidylinositol 4,5-bisphosphate phosphodiesterase classes I and II isoform X2: MASNKSTGVTTHIKPVEVSQQLQGGEKFIKWDEDSGVATPVTLKVDKYGFYLHWVDQNNEMDMLDIAVIRDTRTGKHAKIPKDPKLKSLVTMGPQDSLEDKTLTVCYGSDFFNMSFINFCTTRAEIAQHWAEQLFQMAYNLIQLNTSTTMFLLKAHTKLALTADKNEKVPVKNIIKMFTQNKDDRKRVEKALDISGFPTGKNDAVPLTKFQFEDFFNFYKSLTQRSDVEKVFEGVIGNSKRKLMSVSQFVDFLNQSQRDPRLNEILYPYANEARAKDIINQYEPNKCNANKAQLSFDGFLRYLMSEDNPIVAISKFELSDDMDQPLPHYFINSSHNTYLTGHQLTGKSSVEIYRQCLLAGCRCVELDFWNGKFEEPVIVHGYTFVPEICARDVIEAIAETAFKTSDYPVILSFENHCNPKQQAKIAQYCRDFFGEMLLDAPLESHKLEPGQELPPPSLLKRKIIIKNKKKHHHHHKKHLKKQQQVLDIAEGTLEDETNGTVNLSAAGENGPPPDIIPQSEMGDDVALLENEQIGNGDISHTPMLQQRQGSKDSGQDDEDEEDESSTEEDESNVELRIGDKAVTDKSVAKETEAGAEISALVNYVQPVHFSSFESAEKKKRSYEMSSFDEKQATTLLKEKPLEFVNYNKHQLSRVYPAGTRFDSSNFMPQVFWNAGCQLVALNYQTLDLAMQLNCGIFEYNQRCGYLLKPEFMRRKDRRLDPFAESTVDGIIAGTVHINVISAQFLTDKRVGTYVEVDMYGLPADTVRKKFRTKIVPNNGINPVYDEEPFVFKKVVLPELASIRIAAYEESGRLIGHRVLPVVGLCPGYRHVALRTECGQPLPLASLFLHVIVKDYVPDGLSELAEALANPIKYQSEVEKRENQLLVLTDYLDEPEEIEDKSKVGETPSTASAKPAEEVVKAKRLQSVGELPSLLPTSSSLHGRPSIAGLGSSDTVDVDDDTPCSTVQMVDTSINKSPVNVSNISDEIVAESFEKLMENKLVREKKLELEKKLESLRKKHEKEKMRLQSQKASLDGEKHRSKFYMSNKLVKRLSSKNIFSSEVGLSTLALTETTECPENAENREGNEGTRGLPRSQSERFLAVCKAHVQQERELQEKYYENLFATVEKVMKASQSNQLKMLQLLLERETTDVKRKLQATRQGEVKQLAKVHKDKAELERIKREVAKSTVEKGVNECTRLTKIFDRKRAELERQHEEVRQKLEEERAKVKANLLAEYSSRYSKYESGELPLSPSGGASLPESLSENTY; this comes from the exons ATGGCGAGCAATAAGAGTACAGGCGTCACCACGCACATAAAGCCCGTGGAAGTTTCTCAGCAGCTGCAAGGTGGAGAGAAGTTTATCAAGTGGGACGAG GATTCTGGGGTGGCAACGCCGGTGACTTTGAAAGTGGATAAATATGGTTTTTATTTACACTGGGTGGATCAAAATAATGAGATGGATATGCTGGACATAGCAGTTATAAGAGATACTCGCACAGGAAAACATGCCAAAATACCAAag GATCCAAAGCTGAAATCTCTTGTAACGATGGGCCCTCAAGATTCCTTAGAAGACAAAACTCTAACAGTCTGTTATGGTTCTGACTTTTTCAATatgagttttattaatttttgcacaaCTCGTGCAGAAATAGCACAACATTGGGCGGAACAACTTTTTCAAATGGCGTacaatttgattcaattaaacacTAGCACAACTATGTTCTTATTGAAAGCACATACTAAGCTTGCACTTACTGCTGACAAAAATGAAAAGGTACCGGTAAAAAA tataataaaaatgtttacacaAAACAAAGACGATCGCAAGCGTGTTGAGAAAGCACTCGATATTTCTGGCTTTCCAACTGGCAAA AATGACGCTGTGCCGttgacaaaatttcaatttgaggatttctttaacttttataaGTCTCTCACTCAGAGATCGGACGTGGAAAAAGTGTTTGAAGGAGTTATTGGCAATAGCAAACGCAAATTGATGTCCGTTTCGCAATTTGTGGACTTTTTGAACCAGTCGCAGAGAGATCCGCGCCTCAACGAGATACTTTATCCATATGCGAATGAAGCAAGAGCAAAGGATATTATAAATCAGTATGAACCGAATAAATGTAATGCAAATAAAGCGCAACTCAGTTTTGATGGGTTTTTAAGATATCTCATGAGTGAGGACAATCCAATTGTTGCtatttctaaatttgaattGTCTGACGACATGGATCAACCGCTtccgcattattttataaattctagtCACAACACATATTTAACAG GGCATCAACTTACTGGAAAGAGTTCTGTGGAAATTTATCGTCAATGTCTTCTGGCCGGTTGTCGATGCGTCGAATTAGATTTTTGGAATGGAAAATTTGAGGAACCCGTTATTGTTCATGG ATATACATTTGTACCTGAAATATGCGCACGAGATGTAATAGAGGCAATTGCTGAGACTGCTTTTAAAACGTCGGACTATCCAGTTATTCTCAGTTTCGAAAATCATTGCAATCCAAAGCAGCAAGCTAAAATTGCTCAATACTGCAGAGACTTTTTTGGGGAGATGTTACTTGATGCGCCACTCGAATCGCACaag ttagaGCCGGGTCAAGAGCTTCCACCGCCGTCGTTATTAAAgcgcaaaataataataaaaaataagaaaaagcatcatcatcatcataaaAAGCACCTGAAAAAGCAACAGCAAGTTTTAGACATTGCTGAAGGTACCCTAGAGGATGAAACTAATGGAACAGTGAATCTATCTGCTGCAGGAGAAAACGGTCCTCCACCGGATATTATACCTCAGAGTGAAATGGGTGATGACGTTGCGCTACTTGAAAATGAACAAATTGGAAATGGCGATATTTCTCATACTCCGATGCTGCAACAAAGACAGGGCAGTAAAGATAGCGGCCAGGATGATGAAG ACGAAGAAGATGAATCAAGTACAGAGGAAGATGAATCTAATGTGGAATTGAGAATAGGTGACAAAGCCGTGACAGATAAATCCGTGGCCAAAGAGACGGAGGCGGGAGCAGAAATTTCAGCTTTAGTTAATTACGTACAGCCCGTACACTTCAGCAGTTTCGAATCGGCTGAAA AAAAGAAGCGCTCGTACGAAATGTCATCCTTTGACGAGAAACAAGCTACTACTCTCTTGAAAGAGAAGCCACTAGAGTTTGTGAATTATAACAAGCATCAACTGTCTCGGGTTTATCCAGCGGGAACGAGATTCGATTCCAGTAACTTCATGCCACAAGTATTTTGGAACGCGGGATGTCAGCTGGTAGCGTTAAATTATCAAACACTcg ATCTGGCGATGCAATTAAATTGTGGAATATTTGAGTATAATCAACGTTGCGGTTATTTATTGAAGCCGGAATTTATGAGAAGAAAAGATCGGCGATTAGATCCCTTTGCCGAGTCTACCGTTGACGGTATTATAGCAGGCACGGTTCACATTAACGTGATATCCGCACAATTTTTAACCGATAAGAGAGTAGGAACTTACGTGGAAGTCGATATGTACGGTTTACCGGCGGATACTGTAAGGAAGAAGTTTCGCACGAAAATTGTGCCGAATAATGGTATTAATCCCGTATATGATGAAGAGCCGTTCGTATTCAAAAAG GTAGTTTTGCCGGAACTTGCCTCGATAAGGATAGCGGCGTACGAAGAATCTGGACGTTTAATCGGTCACAGGGTACTTCCCGTAGTCGGATTATGCCCGGGATACAGACACGTAGCATTAAGAACAGAATGTGGGCAACCGCTGCCATTAGCGAGTCTGTTTTTACACGTTATCGTGAAAGATTACGTTCCCGACGGTTTGAGTGAACTTGCTGAAGCTTTAGCGAATCCTATTAAATATCAGAGCGAAGTGGAGAAAAGAGAGAACCAATTGTTGGTTCTTACAGATTACTTAGATGAACCGGAAGAAATCGAA GATAAAAGTAAAGTTGGTGAAACACCTAGTACGGCTAGTGCTAAACCAGCT GAGGAAGTTGTAAAAGCTAAACGATTACAGTCCGTGGGCGAATTGCCAAGTCTTTTACCAACTTCCAGTAGCTTACATGGTAGACCATCTATCGCCGGCTTAGGTAGTTCGGACACAGTAGATGTGGACGACGACACTCCTTGCTCTACAGTTCAAATGGTCGATACATCTATAAATAAAAGTCCAGTCAATGTTAGCAATA TAAGTGACGAAATAGTAGCCGAGAGTTTTGAAAAACTCATGGAAAATAAACTGGTCAGGGAGAAAAAGCTGGAACTCGAGAAGAAACTTGAATCTCTGAGGAAAAAGCATGAGAAGGAGAAAATGCGGTTGCAATCGCAGAAAGCCTCACTCGACGGCGAGAAGCATCGATCGAAATTTTATATGAGCAACAAGCTGGTGAAGCGACTGTCGagtaaaaatat TTTTTCGAGTGAAGTGGGTTTAAGCACCTTGGCCTTGACTGAGACTACCGAATGTCCGGAGAATGCGGAGAATCGCGAAGGAAACGAGGGAACCAGAGGCTTACCCAGAAGTCAAAGCGAACGATTTTTAGCTGTATGCAAGGCACATGTTCAACAGGAGCGTGAACTTCAAGAAAAGTATTATGAAAACCTCTTTGCGACCGTCGAAAAAGTGATGAAAGCATCGCAGTCCAATCAACTGAAAATGCTCCAGTTGCTTTTAGAGAGAGAAACGACAGACGTTAAACGCAAACTGCAGGCTACGAGACAAGGCGAG gTTAAACAATTGGCCAAGGTACACAAAGATAAAGCCGAGCTGGAACGTATAAAGCGAGAAGTTGCAAAATCGACCGTGGAGAAAGGCGTAAATGAATGTACACgcttaacaaaaatttttgataggAAAAGAGCAGAGTTAGAAAGACAACATGAAGAAGTGCGGCAAAAGTTGGAAGAGGAGCGGGCTAAG gTGAAAGCTAATTTGCTGGCGGAGTACAGTAGCCGCTACAGTAAGTACGAAAGTGGTGAGTTACCCCTGTCACCATCTGGCGGAGCTAGTTTGCCCGAGTCGCTCAGCGAGAATACATATTGA
- the LOC105200207 gene encoding 1-phosphatidylinositol 4,5-bisphosphate phosphodiesterase classes I and II isoform X1: MASNKSTGVTTHIKPVEVSQQLQGGEKFIKWDEDSGVATPVTLKVDKYGFYLHWVDQNNEMDMLDIAVIRDTRTGKHAKIPKDPKLKSLVTMGPQDSLEDKTLTVCYGSDFFNMSFINFCTTRAEIAQHWAEQLFQMAYNLIQLNTSTTMFLLKAHTKLALTADKNEKVPVKNIIKMFTQNKDDRKRVEKALDISGFPTGKNDAVPLTKFQFEDFFNFYKSLTQRSDVEKVFEGVIGNSKRKLMSVSQFVDFLNQSQRDPRLNEILYPYANEARAKDIINQYEPNKCNANKAQLSFDGFLRYLMSEDNPIVAISKFELSDDMDQPLPHYFINSSHNTYLTGHQLTGKSSVEIYRQCLLAGCRCVELDFWNGKFEEPVIVHGYTFVPEICARDVIEAIAETAFKTSDYPVILSFENHCNPKQQAKIAQYCRDFFGEMLLDAPLESHKLEPGQELPPPSLLKRKIIIKNKKKHHHHHKKHLKKQQQVLDIAEGTLEDETNGTVNLSAAGENGPPPDIIPQSEMGDDVALLENEQIGNGDISHTPMLQQRQGSKDSGQDDEDEEDESSTEEDESNVELRIGDKAVTDKSVAKETEAGAEISALVNYVQPVHFSSFESAEKKKRSYEMSSFDEKQATTLLKEKPLEFVNYNKHQLSRVYPAGTRFDSSNFMPQVFWNAGCQLVALNYQTLDLAMQLNCGIFEYNQRCGYLLKPEFMRRKDRRLDPFAESTVDGIIAGTVHINVISAQFLTDKRVGTYVEVDMYGLPADTVRKKFRTKIVPNNGINPVYDEEPFVFKKVVLPELASIRIAAYEESGRLIGHRVLPVVGLCPGYRHVALRTECGQPLPLASLFLHVIVKDYVPDGLSELAEALANPIKYQSEVEKRENQLLVLTDYLDEPEEIEDKSKVGETPSTASAKPAEEVVKAKRLQSVGELPSLLPTSSSLHGRPSIAGLGSSDTVDVDDDTPCSTVQMVDTSINKSPVNVSNISDEIVAESFEKLMENKLVREKKLELEKKLESLRKKHEKEKMRLQSQKASLDGEKHRSKFYMSNKLVKRLSSKNISFSSEVGLSTLALTETTECPENAENREGNEGTRGLPRSQSERFLAVCKAHVQQERELQEKYYENLFATVEKVMKASQSNQLKMLQLLLERETTDVKRKLQATRQGEVKQLAKVHKDKAELERIKREVAKSTVEKGVNECTRLTKIFDRKRAELERQHEEVRQKLEEERAKVKANLLAEYSSRYSKYESGELPLSPSGGASLPESLSENTY, encoded by the exons ATGGCGAGCAATAAGAGTACAGGCGTCACCACGCACATAAAGCCCGTGGAAGTTTCTCAGCAGCTGCAAGGTGGAGAGAAGTTTATCAAGTGGGACGAG GATTCTGGGGTGGCAACGCCGGTGACTTTGAAAGTGGATAAATATGGTTTTTATTTACACTGGGTGGATCAAAATAATGAGATGGATATGCTGGACATAGCAGTTATAAGAGATACTCGCACAGGAAAACATGCCAAAATACCAAag GATCCAAAGCTGAAATCTCTTGTAACGATGGGCCCTCAAGATTCCTTAGAAGACAAAACTCTAACAGTCTGTTATGGTTCTGACTTTTTCAATatgagttttattaatttttgcacaaCTCGTGCAGAAATAGCACAACATTGGGCGGAACAACTTTTTCAAATGGCGTacaatttgattcaattaaacacTAGCACAACTATGTTCTTATTGAAAGCACATACTAAGCTTGCACTTACTGCTGACAAAAATGAAAAGGTACCGGTAAAAAA tataataaaaatgtttacacaAAACAAAGACGATCGCAAGCGTGTTGAGAAAGCACTCGATATTTCTGGCTTTCCAACTGGCAAA AATGACGCTGTGCCGttgacaaaatttcaatttgaggatttctttaacttttataaGTCTCTCACTCAGAGATCGGACGTGGAAAAAGTGTTTGAAGGAGTTATTGGCAATAGCAAACGCAAATTGATGTCCGTTTCGCAATTTGTGGACTTTTTGAACCAGTCGCAGAGAGATCCGCGCCTCAACGAGATACTTTATCCATATGCGAATGAAGCAAGAGCAAAGGATATTATAAATCAGTATGAACCGAATAAATGTAATGCAAATAAAGCGCAACTCAGTTTTGATGGGTTTTTAAGATATCTCATGAGTGAGGACAATCCAATTGTTGCtatttctaaatttgaattGTCTGACGACATGGATCAACCGCTtccgcattattttataaattctagtCACAACACATATTTAACAG GGCATCAACTTACTGGAAAGAGTTCTGTGGAAATTTATCGTCAATGTCTTCTGGCCGGTTGTCGATGCGTCGAATTAGATTTTTGGAATGGAAAATTTGAGGAACCCGTTATTGTTCATGG ATATACATTTGTACCTGAAATATGCGCACGAGATGTAATAGAGGCAATTGCTGAGACTGCTTTTAAAACGTCGGACTATCCAGTTATTCTCAGTTTCGAAAATCATTGCAATCCAAAGCAGCAAGCTAAAATTGCTCAATACTGCAGAGACTTTTTTGGGGAGATGTTACTTGATGCGCCACTCGAATCGCACaag ttagaGCCGGGTCAAGAGCTTCCACCGCCGTCGTTATTAAAgcgcaaaataataataaaaaataagaaaaagcatcatcatcatcataaaAAGCACCTGAAAAAGCAACAGCAAGTTTTAGACATTGCTGAAGGTACCCTAGAGGATGAAACTAATGGAACAGTGAATCTATCTGCTGCAGGAGAAAACGGTCCTCCACCGGATATTATACCTCAGAGTGAAATGGGTGATGACGTTGCGCTACTTGAAAATGAACAAATTGGAAATGGCGATATTTCTCATACTCCGATGCTGCAACAAAGACAGGGCAGTAAAGATAGCGGCCAGGATGATGAAG ACGAAGAAGATGAATCAAGTACAGAGGAAGATGAATCTAATGTGGAATTGAGAATAGGTGACAAAGCCGTGACAGATAAATCCGTGGCCAAAGAGACGGAGGCGGGAGCAGAAATTTCAGCTTTAGTTAATTACGTACAGCCCGTACACTTCAGCAGTTTCGAATCGGCTGAAA AAAAGAAGCGCTCGTACGAAATGTCATCCTTTGACGAGAAACAAGCTACTACTCTCTTGAAAGAGAAGCCACTAGAGTTTGTGAATTATAACAAGCATCAACTGTCTCGGGTTTATCCAGCGGGAACGAGATTCGATTCCAGTAACTTCATGCCACAAGTATTTTGGAACGCGGGATGTCAGCTGGTAGCGTTAAATTATCAAACACTcg ATCTGGCGATGCAATTAAATTGTGGAATATTTGAGTATAATCAACGTTGCGGTTATTTATTGAAGCCGGAATTTATGAGAAGAAAAGATCGGCGATTAGATCCCTTTGCCGAGTCTACCGTTGACGGTATTATAGCAGGCACGGTTCACATTAACGTGATATCCGCACAATTTTTAACCGATAAGAGAGTAGGAACTTACGTGGAAGTCGATATGTACGGTTTACCGGCGGATACTGTAAGGAAGAAGTTTCGCACGAAAATTGTGCCGAATAATGGTATTAATCCCGTATATGATGAAGAGCCGTTCGTATTCAAAAAG GTAGTTTTGCCGGAACTTGCCTCGATAAGGATAGCGGCGTACGAAGAATCTGGACGTTTAATCGGTCACAGGGTACTTCCCGTAGTCGGATTATGCCCGGGATACAGACACGTAGCATTAAGAACAGAATGTGGGCAACCGCTGCCATTAGCGAGTCTGTTTTTACACGTTATCGTGAAAGATTACGTTCCCGACGGTTTGAGTGAACTTGCTGAAGCTTTAGCGAATCCTATTAAATATCAGAGCGAAGTGGAGAAAAGAGAGAACCAATTGTTGGTTCTTACAGATTACTTAGATGAACCGGAAGAAATCGAA GATAAAAGTAAAGTTGGTGAAACACCTAGTACGGCTAGTGCTAAACCAGCT GAGGAAGTTGTAAAAGCTAAACGATTACAGTCCGTGGGCGAATTGCCAAGTCTTTTACCAACTTCCAGTAGCTTACATGGTAGACCATCTATCGCCGGCTTAGGTAGTTCGGACACAGTAGATGTGGACGACGACACTCCTTGCTCTACAGTTCAAATGGTCGATACATCTATAAATAAAAGTCCAGTCAATGTTAGCAATA TAAGTGACGAAATAGTAGCCGAGAGTTTTGAAAAACTCATGGAAAATAAACTGGTCAGGGAGAAAAAGCTGGAACTCGAGAAGAAACTTGAATCTCTGAGGAAAAAGCATGAGAAGGAGAAAATGCGGTTGCAATCGCAGAAAGCCTCACTCGACGGCGAGAAGCATCGATCGAAATTTTATATGAGCAACAAGCTGGTGAAGCGACTGTCGagtaaaaatat CAGTTTTTCGAGTGAAGTGGGTTTAAGCACCTTGGCCTTGACTGAGACTACCGAATGTCCGGAGAATGCGGAGAATCGCGAAGGAAACGAGGGAACCAGAGGCTTACCCAGAAGTCAAAGCGAACGATTTTTAGCTGTATGCAAGGCACATGTTCAACAGGAGCGTGAACTTCAAGAAAAGTATTATGAAAACCTCTTTGCGACCGTCGAAAAAGTGATGAAAGCATCGCAGTCCAATCAACTGAAAATGCTCCAGTTGCTTTTAGAGAGAGAAACGACAGACGTTAAACGCAAACTGCAGGCTACGAGACAAGGCGAG gTTAAACAATTGGCCAAGGTACACAAAGATAAAGCCGAGCTGGAACGTATAAAGCGAGAAGTTGCAAAATCGACCGTGGAGAAAGGCGTAAATGAATGTACACgcttaacaaaaatttttgataggAAAAGAGCAGAGTTAGAAAGACAACATGAAGAAGTGCGGCAAAAGTTGGAAGAGGAGCGGGCTAAG gTGAAAGCTAATTTGCTGGCGGAGTACAGTAGCCGCTACAGTAAGTACGAAAGTGGTGAGTTACCCCTGTCACCATCTGGCGGAGCTAGTTTGCCCGAGTCGCTCAGCGAGAATACATATTGA